Proteins from a genomic interval of Papaver somniferum cultivar HN1 chromosome 4, ASM357369v1, whole genome shotgun sequence:
- the LOC113272648 gene encoding uncharacterized protein LOC113272648, which yields MRTDHKKTQKVTAERNCAVKEKLLKTAWKCISSWMTENSVAFNTVRCPSFKEMIFAIGDYGKGSVFLKSVDASDRTNDADFIRKLVKEVIADVGAENVVQFITDNGSNFKKAGKDLMLEYPHIFWTPCGAHCVQLMLEELGSKLPRIKTAIILGKRLVTYIYAHFQVLSLMRELTGANLHRSTKTRFATQYYTLESLQKYKTPLQMVFVNDGWVKTRFARENVGVNALKIVTNIKFWEDVDYSCRVLKPLVKVVRLVDIERKPTMPSFYEAMRIARDQLEKNLAEDNDTWLI from the exons ATGAGGACAGATCACAAGAAAACTCAAAAGGTCACCGCTGAAAGGAATTGTGCAGTGAAAGAGAAGTTATTAAAGACTGCATGGAAATGCATATCATCTTGGATGACTGAGAATTCAGTGGCATTTAATACCGTTCGTTGCCCAAGTTTCAAAGAAATGATCTTTGCAATTGGTGATTATGGGAAAG GTTCAGTATTTTTGAAGTCTGTGGATGCCTCAGATAGAACCAATGATGCCGATTTCATTCGTAAGCTTGTAAAGGAGGTAATTGCTGATGTTGGTGCAGAAAATGTGGTTCAGTTCATTACTGATAATGGTTCTAACTTCAAAAAGGCAGGGAAGGACTTAATGCTAGAATACCCACATATATTTTGGACTCCTTGTGGTGCTCATTGTGTTCAGTTGATGCTAGAAGAACTTGGTTCCAAGCTTCCAAGAATCAAGACAGCCATCATACTAGGTAAGAGACTAGTTACATATATTTATGCTCATTTTCAAGTATTGAGCTTAATGAGGGAGTTGACTGGTGCAAACTTACATAGGTCTACAAAAACTAGATTTGCAACTCAATATTACACACTAGAGAGTCTTCAAAAGTATAAAACTCCTCtgcaaatggtgtttgtgaatgaTGGGTGGGTAAAAACTAGGTTTGCAAGAGAAAATGTGGGAGTAAATGCACTTAAAATTGTTACAAATATCAAATTTTGGGAAGATGTCGATTACTCTTGTAGGGTGCTAAAGCCTTTAGTTAAGGTAGTAAGATTAGTGGATATCGAACGCAAACCTACAATGCCTTCTTTTTATGAGGCAATGAGAATAGCAAGGGATCAACTTGAGAAGAATTTGGCTGAAGATAATGATACTTGG CTCATTTGA
- the LOC113272647 gene encoding uncharacterized protein LOC113272647, with protein MVFVNDGWVKTRFARENVGVNALKIVTNIKFWEDVDYSCRVLKPLVKVVRLVDIERKPTMPSFYEAMRIARDQLEKNLAEDNDTWVIVKAVFDKRWKNNFNHPLHCAAYYLNPSIFYKIPAHLMDNGPKYIEIKRGLHTAMEKLITNEDELEMATTELRMYSDAYGILGSQTCKKRRDKDQPHDWWITYGGIDVPNLQKFAIRLLSLTSSASPCERNWSTFQNLHTKKRNRITQQKLNDSVFIQYNKKLQRRYKEIAEYNDDGKARDPIFLDEHDENDEWLDPQNLHDLAVEGDNVTLDDLQDILGEESRPVDSRGACSSRSKSTYPTDSEYDGYDTDQLMLDTDNGLLDGANGATEDDDIYYLE; from the exons atggtgtttgtgaatgaTGGGTGGGTAAAAACTAGGTTTGCAAGAGAAAATGTGGGAGTAAATGCACTTAAAATTGTTACAAATATCAAATTTTGGGAAGATGTCGATTACTCTTGTAGGGTGCTAAAGCCTTTAGTTAAGGTAGTAAGATTAGTGGATATCGAACGCAAACCTACAATGCCTTCTTTTTATGAGGCAATGAGAATAGCAAGGGATCAACTTGAGAAGAATTTGGCTGAAGATAATGATACTTGGGTTATAGTTAAGGCTGTTTTTGATAAGAGATGGAAGAATAACTTTAATCATCCTCTACATTGTGCGGCTTATTATCTAAATCCTTCCATATTCTATAAGATTCCAGCTCATTTGATGGATAATGgtccaaagtacatagaaatcaaaAGGGGACTTCATACAGCTATGGAAAAGCTTATAACCAATGAAGATGAACTTGAGATGGCAACAACTGAATTGAGAATGTACAGCGATGCTTATGGAATCCTAGGAAGTCAGACTTGCAAAAAAAGAAGAGACAAAGATCAACCTC ATGATTGGTGGATTACATATGGAGGAATCGATGTCCCAAACCTACAAAAATTTGCAATCAGGTTATTGAGTCTTACTTCTTCTGCTTCCCCATGTGAGCGAAACTGGAGCACATTTCAAAAT tTGCACACCAAGAAGCGGAATCGCATAACACAACAAAAATTGAATGATAGTGTATTTATCCAATATAACAAAAAATTGCAGCGTCGTTATAAAGAAATTGCAGAATATAATGATGATGGGAAAGCTCGTGACCCTATTTTTCTTGATgagcatgatgaaaatgatgaatggttggatcCACAGAACTTACATGACTTGGCTGTAGAAGGTGATAATgtaactttggatgatttgcaagatattCTTGGCGAAGAAAGTCGTCCAGTTGATAGTAggggtgcatgtagctctcgaagcaagtctacttaCCCAACTGATTCTGAATATGATGGCTATGATACTGATCAATTGATGTTAGACACTGATAATGGACTACTTGATGGAGCTAATGGAGCtactgaagatgatgatatctatTATTTAGAATAA